From one Lycium barbarum isolate Lr01 chromosome 6, ASM1917538v2, whole genome shotgun sequence genomic stretch:
- the LOC132599114 gene encoding uncharacterized protein LOC132599114 isoform X2 yields MMQGLHHQQQQLAALVTVALPKDDSSKSTSSAEDNDESSRVGAITSLQRAILYPPNSLLITHSASFLAQGFSQLLSDKSYSVRQAAATAYGALCSVLCLISIAPNGRQNHVILGSLVDRFIGWALPLLSTVVDGTTDLALEALREFLNVGDVAAVERFALPILKACQELLEDERTSLSLLRRLLAVLTLISLKFFRCFQPHFVDVVDLLLGWAMVPDLAESDRRVIMDSFLQFQKYWVNNMQFPLGLLSKFLGDMDVLLQDASPGSSQQFQRLLALLSCFSTVLQSTASGLLEMNMLEQISEPLCKMVPTLLGCMSMIGKKFGWSKWIDDSWRCLTLLAEILSERFAIFYPIAVDILFQSLVMDCKDQSMRIKKLDSFQVHGVLKTNLQLLSLQKLGLSASSVHKILQFDAPISQLRLHPNHLVPASSAATYIFLLQHGNFEVVEKSVIVLLEELDLLRCMLGQKSDLQNPAYDVKVPKSYSKSELFALIKFDLRVLLSCVSLGSGASMIGQTEIDTLYVNRSGKLISSIIGNFNPFESPVRGHVELQVTVLKTLERLAALEFLSKCSLSKQVTATVSQETPEKLEKVENERTELPGLVLQHLKMYAILLIRALHDTSPLAVKIEALQWIHEFCGKVVDIYENEKALYFPYEVFGYADIVQDLLFSVLDVASDREPKVRSFVALVLQKLLQAKLVHPTHFIITTQAVIEKLGDPDEDIRNAFVRLLSNVLPITVYACGLRDNGVDTTCWPGVLRFNNRSNLHWKQLFALKQLPQQLHSQQLVTILSYIAQRWKVPLSSWIQRLICSCGRPKNVGLIQPEETSNSSSNGLLWDIKVDEDVLKRICFVNTLAGAWWAIHEAARYCITTRLRTNLGGPTQTFAALERMLLDVAHVLRLDADQSDGNLNIIGSSYAHLLPMRLLLDFVEALKKNVYNAYEGSTVLPSASRQSSLFFRANKKVCEEWFSRISEPMMNAGLALQCHDATIYYCALRLEELRSLVVSAIKDKSKVLVAENIHNVRARYAADILRVLRHICLAFCKTHEPEALIGIHNWATVVFSPLFTDENQSLDDSGIIGHFSWITGLVYQVEGQHEKAAAHFIHLLQTEDSLTSMGSDGVQFSIARIIESYSAVSDWKSLESWLLELQTLRAKHAGKSYSGALTTAGNEVNSVQALARFDEAEFQAAWACLDLTPKSSSELSLDPKLALQRSEQMLLQAMLHQVEGRVEKVPEELQKAKGMLMEPLSVLPLDGLVEAASHVNQLYCISAFEECYKLNVSQDKHFPSLISSHMQAMKSPIIKDRQDCNIWLKVLRIYQKAYPTSPMTLELCRNLMSLARKQKNFRLANRLDNYLKDRLSSFPDGSTRDHINLGLEYERVLLVRAEDKFEDALTSLWSLIRSSMVSSSFVASDTIDKVLKAKACLKLSNWLQEDYSNSGMKDIVLQFRGEFNTSPGREESSFILDNLACKENVNAIIQELVGTATKLSSQLCPTLGKSWISYASWCYNQARSSLRAPCEATLFSCSFSAVLDSEIQPTRYKLTEEEFLKVKDIISKLLRGRYWGKVLNEDGDSDVCCSESSESMQSDGTARSLLQEVVDTIEAEAGAPGVEDYNGEFFPNTLTSKLQQCLLKANVFLEEANVISLISDLVNIWWSLRRRRVSLFGHAAQAFVNFLSYASSRSLDGQLTGCSEKSKYKSVNYTLRSTLYVLHILLNYGVELKDTLEPALSAVPLLPWQEITPQLFARLSSHPEQAVRKQLETLLVKLAKLSPRSVVYPTLVDANSYEREPSEELQKILACLNELYPKLVQDVQLMITELENVTVLWEELWLSTLQDLHADVMRRINLLKEEAARIAENPTLSHGEKNKINAAKYSAMMAPIVVVLERRFASTSRKPETPHEIWFHDVYKEQIKSAIVTFKTPPASAAALGDVWRPFDNVAASLASYQRKSSVSLGEVAPQLAILSSSDAPMPGLEKQMTVSESEEGLNTSSSGIVTIASFCEQVAILSTKTKPKKIVIVGSDGEKYTYLLKGREDLRLDARIMQLLQAVNNFLHSSSAVQSQSVCVRFYSVTPISGRAGLIQWVDNVVSIYSIFKAWQSRVQLAQLSALGANAKQTVPPPVPRPMDMFYGKIIPALKEKGIRRVISRRDWPHEVKRKVLLDLMKEAPKQLLYQELWCASEGFKAFSSKLKRYSGSVAAMSIIGHVLGLGDRHLDNILIDFCSGDIVHIDYNVCFDKGQRLKIPEIVPFRLTQTIEAALGLTGVEGTFRANCEAVLGVLKKNKDIILMLLEVFVWDPLVEWTREDFHDDAAIFGEERKGMDLAVSLSLFASRMQEIRIPLQEHHDLLLSTLPAVESGLERFINIMNQYEVVSGLYRRADQERSNLVLRETSAKSLVAEATSTSENIRASLEMQARELAQAQAVVMEKAQEATTWIEQHGRTLDALRSSSIPDIRASIKLTAKEESLSLVSAVLVAGVPLTVVPEPTQAQCNDIDREVSHLVAELDHGLSPAISTIQTYSLALQRILPINYHTSSPVHGWAQVLQLAVNTLSSDILSLSRRQAAELIGKAHGDGIDSVKNRYDDLCLKVGQYAAEIERMEEECAELVNSTGPETELRAKNSLLSAFKNYMESAGFERKEDSGQLGSSVHGGSQDGGLHGNFQETKEKVLSVLKAAFSSIYNDVKNKILDNLSHFTRRRHTDMILCSDLGNFFSEFEEQVEKCMLVAKFLNELQQYVSMDYRGIDTAVDTSESLFDSNWTSIFKTSLFSCKNLVVQMVEVVLPEVIRSVILFNTEVMDVFASLSQIRRSIDTALEQLIEVELERASLAELEQNYFVKVGLITEQQLALEEATVKGRDHLSWEEAEELASQEEACRAQLDKLHQSWNQKDVRTSSLVQKEATIRSSLVSLEQNLQSMISHEHDKELHLFRSRALMAALMQPFSELEAVDRELSLLGPPFESGSTRIYHLKNLFNSGCPLSEYIWKFPGIWSNHAFFVWKVYIVDSFLDSCTQNIALQADQSLGFDQLVNIVKKKLESQLQENVEQYLKEKVAHVLITRLEKESEYLKQVTETTEDLTCDQGNNHFAAVRNVQSMLQEYCNAHETVRAAKSAASLMKRQVSELKEALLKTSLEIVQIEWMHDINANLMQKRRLISHKYLSSDARLLPVLINISRPQLLENFQSSITKIARALEGLQACERTSVAAEGQLERAMSWACGGASSTSAGNTLARNPGIPQEFHDHLMRRQQLLCEVREKASDVMKLCISILKFELSRDGFFQTSEEFYPSRSIADSRTWQQGYLNALTNLDVTFHSFTHTEQEWKLAQSKMETASSGLFSASNELCVASVKAKSASGDLQSTLLAMRDCSYELSVALSAFEAITRGRTALTSECGSMLEEANGILLPLESLLCKDVATMTEAMTKEREATMEISPVHGQAIFQSYHVKVEKTYEVFKPLVQSLTISVEGLYSMLTRLAQSASLHAGNLHKALEGLGESQEARSEDLNSYRPDLADPYDGESEIFSQSDRESSMDFLDVNGLSLQDKGWISAPDSMTSGSSESAATSSQVSLANSSNGPDLTDTITPHCFDDTETREYSHNLPQAESEKTQETFEMKLLLGNEEPLSRKDKVEEPAHETSFINVEAASRTTRGKNTYALSILRRVEMKLDGRDVADNREISVAEQVDYLLKQATSVDNLCNMYEGWTPWI; encoded by the exons GTCATATTCAGTGCGCCAGGCAGCAGCTACTGCTTATGGTGCTTTGTGTTCTGTACTATGTTTAATCTCAATAGCTCCAAATGGAAGGCAGAACCATGTCATTCTTGGCAGTTTGGTTGATCGGTTCATTGGTTGGGCATTGCCATTGCTTAGCACTGTAGTAGATGGGACAACTGATCTTGCATTGGAGGCCTTGCGTGAATTTCTTAATGTTGGGGATGTTGCTGCTGTTGAGAGGTTTGCATTGCCAATTCTCAAGGCTTGCCAAGAGCTTCTTGAGGATGAAAGAACCTCCTTGAGCTTATTGCGCAGGCTTCTCGCCGTTTTAACACTGATCTCCTTGAAGTTTTTTAGATGCTTTCAGCCCcactttgttgatgttgttgatctccTCCTTGGGTGGGCAATGGTGCCAGACCTTGCAGAATCTGATAGGCGTGTTATTATGGATAGTTTCCTGCAGTTTCAGAAATATTGGGTGAACAATATGCAGTTTCCATTGGGATTGCTCTCAAAGTTTCTAGGCGATATGGACGTGCTACTTCAGGATGCAAGTCCTGGTAGCTCCCAGCAGTTTCAAAGATTACTTGCATTATTGTCTTGTTTTTCGACAGTGTTACAGTCCACAGCATCGGGTTTGCTGGAGATGAATATGCTTGAGCAGATAAGTGAACCTCTTTGTAAAATGGTTCCTACTCTATTAGGATGCATGTCTATGATTGGAAAAAAGTTTGGGTGGTCAAAATGGATTGATGATTCTTGGAGATGCTTGACATTGCTTGCTGAAATTTTGAGTGAACGGTTTGCAATATTTTACCCTATTGCAGTTGATATCTTGTTTCAGAGCTTGGTTATGGATTGTAAGGACCAGTCTATGAGGATTAAGAAGCTTGATTCCTTTCAGGTTCATGGAGTTCTTAAAACCAATTTGCAATTGCTGTCTCTTCAAAAGCTTGGCCTTTCTGCATCATCTGTTCACAAGATATTACAATTTGATGCTCCTATATCTCAGCTGCGTTTACATCCCAACCACTTAGTGCCCGCAAGTTCGGCAGCTACTTACATATTTTTGCTTCAACATGGGAACTTTGAGGTTGTTGAAAAATCAGTGATTGTGCTGCTTGAGGAGCTGGATTTGTTGAGGTGCATGCTCGGACAAAAATCAGACCTGCAAAATCCAGCATATGATGTCAAAGTTCCTAAATCTTACTCGAAATCTGAGCTATTTGCCTTGATTAAGTTTGATCTGAGGGTCTTACTTAGTTGTGTTTCTTTGGGCAGTGGAGCTAGCATGATTGGCCAAACGGAAATCGACACTCTGTATGTTAATAGGTCAGGAAAGTTAATATCGAGCATTATTGGCAATTTCAACCCTTTCGAGTCACCTGTCCGAGGGCATGTAGAATTGCAAGTCACAGTTCTCAAGACGTTAGAAAGACTAGCTGCACTTGAATTTTTAAGCAAATGCTCTCTAAGCAAACAAGTTACTGCCACAGTTTCACAGGAAACACCTGAGAAGCTTGAAAAGGTTGAAAATGAGAGGACTGAACTTCCTGGGCTAGTCTTACAGCATCTGAAAATGTATGCTATCCTTCTTATAAGAGCTCTTCATGACACTTCTCCTCTAGCAGTTAAAATAGAAGCACTACAGTGGATACATGAATTCTGTGGAAAAGTTGTTGACATATATGAGAATGAGAAGGCATTATATTTTCCATATGAAGTATTTGGATATGCAGACATTGTCCAGGATTTGCTGTTTTCAGTTCTGGATGTTGCGTCAGATAGAGAACCAAAAGTGAGATCTTTTGTGGCATTAGTCCTTCAGAAGCTTCTACAAGCAAAGCTTGTTCATCCTACACACTTCATAATTACTACTCAGGCGGTTATTGAAAAACTTGGTGATCCAGATGAAGATATACGTAATGCATTTGTCAGGTTGCTTTCAAATGTGCTACCTATTACAGTGTATGCATGTGGTCTCCGTGACAATGGAGTGGATACTACGTGCTGGCCAGGTGTTCTTAGATTTAACAATAGGTCGAACTTGCATTGGAAGCAACTTTTTGCACTTAAGCAACTGCCTCAGCAACTTCATTCACAGCAACTTGTTACCATACTTAGTTACATTGCACAGAGATGGAAAGTGCCTCTTTCTTCGTGGATCCAGAGGCTCATTTGTAGCTGTGGGCGCCCCAAAAATGTTGGTTTGATTCAGCCTGAGGAAACATCTAATTCTAGCTCAAATGGGCTATTGTGGGATATCAAAGTTGACGAAGATGTTCTTAAGAGAATTTGCTTTGTTAACACTCTTGCTGGTGCATGGTGGGCAATACATGAAGCTGCCAGATATTGTATTACCACTCGCCTTCGGACGAACCTTGGTGGTCCAACTCAAACTTTTGCAGCATTGGAGCGCATGCTTCTTGACGTTGCTCATGTCCTGCGGCTTGATGCTGATCAAAGTGATGGAAACTTAAATATTATTGGTTCTTCTTATGCTCACTTGTTACCTATGAGATTGCTGCTTGATTTTGTAGAGGCTCTTAAGAAAAATGTATACAATGCATATGAAGGATCAACTGTTTTACCCAGTGCTTCTCGGCAAAGTTCCTTGTTCTTTCGGGCAAATAAGAAGGTTTGTGAGGAGTGGTTTTCTCGGATAAGTGAGCCTATGATGAATGCAGGATTGGCGCTCCAATGTCATGATGCTACGATTTACTATTGCGCGTTGCGCTTGGAGGAGCTAAGGAGCCTTGTGGTTTCAGCTATCAAAGACAAGTCGAAAGTGCTAGTGGCTGAAAATATCCACAATGTCAGAGCCAGGTATGCTGCAGATATCTTGAGGGTTTTACGGCACATATGTTTGGCTTTCTGTAAAACTCACGAGCCAGAGGCATTAATTGGTATCCACAATTGGGCAACAGTAGTTTTCTCTCCCTTGTTTACTGATGAAAACCAGAGTTTAGATGATAGTGGAATAATTGGACATTTTTCATGGATTACTGGGCTTGTATATCAAGTTGAAGGTCAGCATGAAAAAGCTGCGGCTCACTTTATTCATCTGCTGCAGACTGAGGACTCACTCACTTCTATGGGTTCTGATGGTGTTCAGTTTTCGATTGCACGTATTATTGAGAGTTACTCGGCAGTTTCTGATTGGAAGTCCTTGGAATCCTGGCTGTTGGAACTGCAAACACTTCGTGCTAAGCATGCTGGAAAAAGTTATTCTGGTGCTCTAACAACTGCTGGCAATGAAGTAAATTCAGTTCAAGCCTTGGCACGCTTTGATGAGGCTGAATTTCAGGCAGCATGGGCTTGTCTTGATTTGACCCCTAAAAGTAGCAGCGAACTCAGCCTGGATCCCAAGTTGGCTTTACAAAGGAGTGAACAAATGCTGTTGCAAGCTATGCTTCATCAAGTTGAGGGAAGAGTGGAGAAGGTGCCAGAGGAATTGCAGAAGGCCAAGGGAATGCTGATGGAACCATTGTCTGTCTTGCCTTTGGATGGACTTGTAGAGGCAGCATCACATGTCAACCAGTTATACTGCATCTCTGCATTTGAAGAATGTTACAAGCTCAATGTAAGCCAAGACAAGCATTTTCCATCACTGATAAGTTCTCATATGCAAGCGATGAAGTCTCCCATTATCAAAGATCGTCAAGATTGCAATATATGGTTAAAGGTCCTACGAATATATCAAAAGGCTTACCCCACATCACCTATGACTCTTGaactttgcaggaatttgatgagcTTAGCTCGTAAGCAAAAGAACTTCCGTTTGGCAAATCGTCTTGACAATTATCTCAAAGATCGTCTTTCTAGTTTCCCTGATGGAAGTACCCGTGATCATATAAATCTTGGTTTGGAGTATGAGAGAGTACTGTTGGTGCGTGCTGAAGACAAATTTGAAGATGCTTTAACCAGTCTTTGGTCACTTATCCGTTCTTCCATGGTTTCATCTTCATTTGTAGCGTCTGACACCATTGATAAAGTTCTGAAGGCAAAGGCATGCCTGAAACTATCTAATTGGTTGCAAGAAGACTATTCAAATTCTGGGATGAAAGACATAGTCCTCCAATTTAGAGGTGAGTTCAACACCTCACCCGGCAGAGAGGAATCTAGCTTCATTCTTGATAATCTGGCTTGTAAGGAGAATGTGAACGCTATTATTCAGGAACTTGTGGGCACTGCAACAAAGTTGTCATCCCAACTCTGTCCCACTTTAGGGAAATCTTGGATTTCATATGCTTCTTGGTGTTATAATCAAGCTAGATCATCGTTGCGTGCCCCCTGTGAAGCTACCCTTTTTTCTTGCTCATTTTCTGCTGTTCTTGATTCTGAAATCCAACCAACAAGATATAAGTTAACAGAGGAAGAATTTTTGAAAGTGAAAGACATTATCTCAAAGCTTCTCCGGGGAAGATACTGGGGCAAAGTGTTGAATGAAGATGGAGATTCTGATGTTTGCTGCTCTGAATCTTCTGAAAGCATGCAAAGTGATGGCACTGCTCGCTCTCTGTTGCAGGAGGTAGTAGATACTATCGAAGCTGAAGCTGGAGCCCCTGGAGTAGAAGATTATAATGGTGAATTCTTTCCCAATACATTGACTTCTAAGTTGCAGCAATGCTTATTAAAAGCAAATGTTTTTCTAGAAGAAGCAAATGTCATATCCTTAATTAGTGATTTGGTTAATATCTGGTGGTCTTTGCGGCGTAGGAGGGTCTCTCTCTTTGGCCATGCTGCTCAAGCTTTTGTGAATTTTCTTTCATATGCATCTTCCAGATCTTTAGATGGCCAATTAACCGGCTGTAGTGAGAAGTCAAAATATAAGTCTGTGAACTATACACTCAGATCCACACTTTATGTGTTGCATATTCTTCTTAACTATGGAGTTGAGCTGAAAGACACACTTGAACCTGCACTTTCGGCAGTTCCTTTGCTACCATGGCAG GAGATAACACCTCAGCTGTTTGCTCGTCTAAGTTCCCACCCTGAACAAGCGGTTAGAAAACAATTGGAGACCTTACTAGTAAAGCTGGCTAAGCTGTCTCCTAGGTCTGTTGTCTATCCAACTCTAGTTGATGCAAACTCTTATGAAAGAGAACCTTCTGAGGAGCTTCAGAAAATACTGGCTTGTTTG AATGAGCTGTATCCTAAGTTAGTTCAGGATGTCCAGTTGATGATAACAGAGCTTGAAAATGTAACAGTCCTCTGGGAGGAATTATGGCTCAGCACACTTCAAGATCTTCATGCAG ATGTAATGAGGCGCATAAATTTGCTGAAAGAGGAGGCTGCACGAATTGCAGAAAACCCAACTCTTAGCCATGGAGAGAAGAACAAGATCAATGCTGCAAAGTACTCAGCAATGATGGCTCCTATTGTTGTTGTCCTAGAGCGTCGTTTTGCTTCTACTTCTCGTAAACCTGAAACTCCTCATGAAATTTGGTTCCATGATGTGTACAAGGAGCAAATAAAATCTGCTATCGTAACTTTCAAGACCCCCCCTGCATCTGCTGCAGCTCTTGGGGATGTTTGGCGACCATTTGATAATGTTGCTGCATCCTTGGCATCTTATCAAAGGAAATCCTCAGTATCGCTAGGGGAAGTCGCACCACAGTTGGCTATTCTATCATCATCTGATGCTCCAATGCCTGGTCTTGAGAAGCAAATGACGGTTTCTGAATCTGAAGAGGGACTTAATACCTCTTCCAGTGGAATTGTCACAATTGCTTCTTTCTGTGAACAGGTAGCAATTTTATCGACCAAGACAAAACCTAAAAAGATTGTTATAGTAGGCTCTGATGGGGAGAAGTACACATATCTGTTGAAAGGGCGTGAAGATCTGCGGCTTGATGCCAGAATAATGCAGCTGCTACAAGCAGTTAACAATTTTCTGCATTCATCATCTGCTGTACAGAGTCAGTCTGTCTGCGTTCGCTTCTATTCCGTCACTCCTATTAGTGGTCGAGCTGGTCTCATCCAGTGGGTGGATAATGTAGTAAGTATTTACAGCATCTTTAAGGCATGGCAGAGTCGAGTCCAGCTGGCACAACTTTCTGCGCTAGGTGCTAATGCAAAACAGACAGTTCCTCCACCTGTTCCTCGGCCAATGGACATGTTTTATGGTAAGATCATACCTGCGCTTAAAGAGAAGGGAATAAGAAGAGTAATATCAAGAAGAGATTGGCCTCATGAAGTTAAACGAAAGGTACTTTTGGATCTCATGAAGGAAGCCCCTAAGCAACTTCTTTACCAGGAACTTTGGTGCGCAAGTGAGGGATTCAAGGCCTTCAGCTCGAAATTGAAGAG ATATTCAGGGAGTGTAGCAGCCATGAGCATCATTGGCCACGTTTTAGGCCTTGGAGATCGCCATTTGGATAATATTCTTATCGATTTTTGCTCTGGGGATATTGTGCATATCGATTACAATGTCTGCTTTGATAAAGGGCAAAGATTAAAGATCCCAGAAATAGTGCCTTTCCGACTGACACAGACAATTGAAGCAGCTCTAGGGTTAACTGGCGTAGAGGGTACATTTAGAGCTAATTGTGAAGCTGTTCTTGGTGTTCTAAAGAAGAACAAGGACATAATCTTGATGTTACTTGAGGTCTTTGTATGGGATCCCCTTGTGGAATGGACACGTGAAGACTTCCATGATGATGCAGCAATTTTCGGAGAGGAAAGGAAGGGGATGGATCTCGCTGTCAGTTTGAGTCTATTTGCCTCCCGCATGCAAGAAATTCGTATTCCCTTGCAG GAGCATCATGATCTTCTCCTGTCTACCTTACCAGCTGTCGAATCTGGTCTTGAG AGATTTATAAACATCATGAATCAGTATGAAGTTGTCTCTGGTCTTTATCGTCGTGCTGACCAAGAGAGATCTAACCTTGTTCTACGTGAGACATCTGCGAAGTCACTTGTTGCTGAAGCTACTTCTACTTCAGAGAACATTCGGGCTTCTCTTGAAATGCAGGCTCGAGAATTGGCACAAGCTCAAGCTGTCGTAATGGAGAAAGCTCAAGAAGCAACAACTTGGATTGAACAGCATGGAAGGACCCTTGATGCTCTAAGAAGCAGTTCGATCCCAGATATCAGAGCCAGCATAAAGCTGACTGCTAAAGAAGAATCTCTATCTCTTGTATCTGCTGTTCTAGTGGCTGGGGTTCCTTTGACTGTTGTCCCTGAACCCACTCAAGCTCAGTGCAATGATATAGATAGAGAAGTTTCTCACTTAGTAGCTGAGCTGGATCATGGACTTTCTCCAGCAATATCAACAATCCAAACGTATTCTTTGGCTTTGCAACGGATCTTGCCAATCAACTACCACACCTCCAGTCCAGTCCATGGTTGGGCTCAAGTTCTTCAGCTTGCAGTAAATACGCTGTCCTCTGACATTCTATCGCTCAGCCGAAGGCAGGCTGCTGAACTTATTGGAAAGGCACATGGTGATGGTATTGATTCTGTTAAAAATAGATATGATGATCTTTGCCTTAAAGTGGGTCAGTATGCAGCAGAAATAGAGAGAATGGAAGAAGAGTGTGCAGAGCTCGTTAACTCAACTGGTCCTGAGACTGAATTAAGAGCTAAAAATAGTCTATTGTCTGCTTTCAAGAACTACATGGAGTCTGCTGGTTTTGAGAGGAAAGAAGATTCTGGTCAGTTAGGATCTTCAGTTCACGGAGGCTCACAAGATGGTGGTTTGCACGGGAACTTTCAAGAGACCAAGGAAAAGGTTCTATCAGTTCTGAAAGCAGCTTTTAGTTCAATATATAACGATGTTAAGAATAAAATACTCGATAACTTGAGTCATTTCACTAGGAGAAGACACACGGACATGATATTGTGCTCTGATCTTGGAAACTTTTTCTCTGAGTTTGAGGAGCAAGTAGAAAAATGCATGCTTGTAGCAAAGTTTCTGAATGAACTTCAGCAGTATGTCAGCATGGATTATAGGGGCATTGACACAGCTGTTGACACTTCTGAATCTTTGTTTGATAGTAATTGGACTTCAATTTTTAAAACCAGTCTGTTTTCCTGTAAAAATTTGGTGGTTCAAATGGTTGAAGTTGTCCTACCAGAGGTCATCAGATCGGTCATTTTGTTCAATACCGAAGTCATGGATGTGTTTGCATCACTCTCGCAAATCAGGAGATCCATAGATACAGCATTAGAGCAGCTTATTGAGGTTGAATTGGAGAGAGCTTCTTTAGCTGAGCTTGAGCAGAATTACTTTGTTAAGGTTGGTCTCATCACTGAGCAGCAGTTGGCTCTTGAAGAAGCTACTGTTAAGGGAAGAGACCACTTATCTTGGGAAGAGGCTGAGGAATTAGCCTCTCAAGAAGAAGCATGTAGAGCCCAACTTGACAAGCTCCACCAGAGTTGGAACCAGAAGGACGTCCGAACTTCATCTCTTGTACAGAAAGAAGCTACCATTAGAAGTTCTCTGGTTTCTTTAGAACAGAATCTGCAATCTATGATCTCTCATGAACATGATAAGGAGCTACATCTTTTCAGAAGCAGAGCTCTTATGGCTGCACTAATGCAGCCCTTCTCTGAATTGGAAGCAGTTGATCGAGAATTGTCGTTGCTTGGGCCACCTTTTGAATCTGGTTCAACCAGGATTTATCACCTAAAAAATTTATTTAATTCAGGATGCCCCCTATCTGAATATATTTGGAAATTTCCTGGCATATGGAGCAATCATGCATTCTTTGTGTGGAAGGTTTATATAGTGGACTCTTTTCTTGATTCCTGCACACAAAATATAGCTTTACAAGCTGATCAAAGTTTGGGATTTGATCAACTTGTAAATATAGTGAAGAAAAAACTTGAATCTCAGCTTCAAGAAAATGTTGAGCAGTACTTGAAAGAGAAAGTTGCGCATGTTTTAATTACAAGGTTAGAGAAAGAAAGTGAATATTTGAAGCAAGTGACAGAGACAACAGAAGATCTTACTTGTGATCAAGGAAATAACCACTTTGCAGCCGTAAGAAATGTGCAAAGCATGCTTCAGGAGTACTGCAATGCACATGAAACTGTCAGAGCAGCAAAATCAGCTGCTTCCCTCATGAAGAGGCAGGTGAGTGAGTTGAAGGAGGCTCTTCTTAAGACCAGCCTTGAAATTGTTCAGATTGAATGGATGCATGATATAAATGCTAATCTAATGCAAAAAAGAAGGCTGATATCTCATAAGTATCTTTCAAGTGATGCTAGACTCCTTCCAGTTCTTATAAATATCAGCAGACCTCAATTGCTTGAAAATTTTCAATCATCGATTACAAAAATAGCTAGAGCTCTGGAGGGCCTGCAAGCTTGTGAGAGAACTTCTGTCGCAGCAGAAGGGCAGCTTGAGAGAGCTATGAGCTGGGCTTGTGGAGGTGCAAGTTCAACTTCTGCTGGAAATACTTTGGCAAGGAATCCAGGCATACCTCAGGAATTCCATGATCATCTAATGAGGCGGCAACAGTTATTATGTGAAGTTCGAGAAAAGGCATCAGATGTGATGAAACTTTGCATCTCCATATTGAAGTTTGAGTTGTCGAGAGATGGCTTTTTCCAGACTTCAGAAGAATTTTATCCATCCAGGAGCATTGCAGATAGCAGGACCTGGCAGCAAGGTTACTTAAATGCTCTGACAAACTTGGACGTCACTTTTCATTCCTTTACTC ATACTGAACAAGAATGGAAACTTGCACAGAGCAAAATGGAGACTGCTTCAAGTGGTTTATTCTCTGCATCTAACGAACTCTGCGTTGCTTCTGTCAAAGCTAAGTCAGCATCAG GGGATCTTCAAAGCACTCTGCTTGCGATGAGGGATTGTTCCTATGAATTAAGTGTGGCGCTATCTGCATTTGAGGCCATTACAAGGGGGCGTACTGCTTTGACATCTGAATGTGGTTCGATGCTTGAAGAG GCAAATGGCATCCTACTTCCACTTGAATCTTTATTATGCAAGGATGTTGCTACCATGACTGAAGCTATGACAAAGGAAAGAGAGGCGACGATGGAAATATCTCCTGTTCATGGACAAGCTATATTCCAGTCTTATCATGTTAAAGTTGAAAAAACTTATGAAGTCTTTAAGCCCTTGGTTCAGTCTCTCACAATTTCTGTCGAG